The region GGATAAAGCCGCGTAGCCATCGCCAAATCCGCCAGGTTGCCGATCAGTGCTTGGTCAACTTATCCAGGTAACCCATCGCAAAGGCCGACACGACGAAGGTCATGTGAATGATTACGTACCATTTCAGGTGCTCGGGATCGACGTTTTTCGCGTCCATGAAAACCCGCAACAAGTGGATCGACGAAATCGCCACGATGGAGGCTGCCACCTTCATCTTCAATGAAGATGAATCCATGGTGCCCAGCCAGTTGAGTTTCTCTTTGCTTTCGTCGATATCCAGTTGGGACACAAAGTTTTCGTAACCGGAGATCATCACCATCACCAGCAGGCCACCCACCAGTGCCATGTCGATCAACGACAGCAGCACGAGGATGAGGTCCGACTCAGCAATCGAGAACACGTTGGGTATAACGTGGATGACTTCCTGGAAAAACTTCAGCGCCAGCGCCAACAGCCCTAAAGACAGACCGAAATAGATCGGCGCCAGAAGCCAACGGGAGGCATACATTGCGTTTTCGATAAAGCGTTCCATTCACTCTCACACCACGGTTGTTAAATGGGCGGCAGTATACCAGCGAGCGATCACGGCCCGGAAATCGCCCAAAAATCCGTAACCTGCGCGCGTGTAACAACGTTTTTCTGCTAGTGTCAAAAACATCGACAGGTCAGCGCTATCGGACAGGAAGAACGGAAATGGATGTGCGATTGCCTATAACGAGTGCCGCTCTTGGCTTGATGTTGCTGATCAACGGCTGCTCGGCCGACGATGAAAAGAAACCTGTCAGCCTCGAAGAAAAGACCGCGCAATTCGAAAAATCGCTCGATACCATTGCAGACCCGCCACTCAGAAGTGCTATTGCCGACCTCGGTGGCTCGCTGCTGCTGCTCGAACGGGCAGAGCTCAAGCTCAAGAGCAAGCCGATCGAAACCGAGTATGGCGAGGACGCCATGGTTCTGCTCAAGCACTACCCAACGCCACAAGCCCTGGTACACACCTACCTAAACGGCCTGTTTGTGCTACGCAAGGACTCCAGTTCGGATTACCTGACGGACCTGTCGCCGATGTTTCCGCTGAGCTTTAACATGCCGGCGCAATTCCCTTTCCCCCATGGGCTGGAGTGGCAGTCCGTGACCCTGAGCAACAACAAAGTTATCCCTTTCCAGCCAGAGTGGTCGGAAACCGACCCCGGTATTCAGCTCAGCCCCTCAAGCTCCAACGTCGACAATCCAGACGACCTGACGGTGACGTACCCGTTCATCGAGGGCCTGGAAGTCCCCAATAAAAGCCAGCCGCAACCGGTGATGCTCCAGGGCAAGGTTGAAGTCATCGCACCGCGCCGGGTTTTCACCCTGGTGCTGACACAACAGGATGTGGGCAAACCTCGCACCGACGACAACATCAGTGTCACGCTGCTTAGCCTCGGCGAGAACGTGGCAGAGCTCGAAGTCACCAACACGGCGGCGCTCATACCGGAAGTCAGCGAGACGCCGTTCAACCCATTGATCGTCCAGGCCAAGGACACCACTGGAGCATTCCTATCCCGCTCGGGATCGATCAATGAAAGCGCGGCACAAGTCGCGTTTTACAGAACGCAGCTCAAAGAAATGCAGCAGCAGAAAGCCTGGAGCGACACGTTCGAAAAACAGCTGCAGGATGAGCAGCAAGCCTTCGAGCAGCAACATCCCCGACACTACACCCGCGTGTATTTCAACGGGCCTGTGGACACTGTAGAAGTCAACGTTCTCGATTTCTCGCAGGCCACCGTGATCCATAAAGACCTGCAATTACCGATCCTGCGCTTTGATCCACACACCACGCAGAAGAACATTGCGCCACTGGTTCTCCCCGTCGTCGTGTACGACGATGAGGCGGCTTCCTGGCTCAAGGGCGCGACGCTGCGCGAGGAACAACTGCAGAGGAATGTGAGCATCACCCAGTCGGTGGATGATCCGAGCGCGGCCCGTATCGAGTTCGGCCATATCAAGACGTTCAACGATGAACTGCTTGGCTCATCGTTCAGCCCAGGCGATATCCCGGTCACGTTCTTTACCCAAGATGACAGCGGCAAGCGCGGCGAACCGATCGAACTGCCGCCAGAGGCGTATCAGGTTGATCCGCTGCGCGGCACCATCACCTATGATTTGAACCTCTTTGCCCAGACACCCGCTTACGCTGTGGGCTCCATGCCGTTATTCCTGGCCACCATCGAGCGCAAAAGCATCGACGCCCACTCACTGCCCAAGGGCCTGAAACTTGAGGGCAACGCACTGGTGGTCGATCTGAAAATATTTCCCGCCCAGGACTGGCGCTTTTTCGCCAAGGACGACAGCGACAATTATCTGAAAGAGATTCTGTCGGTCAGTCATGACGCAAGCGCAGAAGGCCCTGCGTTATTTGGCGTCCACTACTTCTATGGTCACCCCACCAAGCTGGAAACCTATCAGCGAACTAACCTCACCACCGTGGAATATGGTTTTGAGATCAAGCTCGACAAGGCTGAAGCGTCCGACCCTGCGCAATAGCCCTGTTCAGTGATCAGGCCGAAACTCGAAGCCGCCAGGGCTGCGACAACGGCCGCCGTTGATTTCCCGCAGTTGAGCTTGCAAATGCAGGCACCAGATTTGCGGGTCATCCGCTAGCTCGTAGCCATGCAATGTCAGGCTTTCAACGATGGTGTCTAGAATTGATTCAGCCACGAACGGGCCATGGAATGGACCTTGAGCCTTGATGGCTGAAGGTTGTTCGCCAGCCATTCCGGCGGCGAAAAGCAAAGTCCACATGCCCGTATCGCCCGCCAATGGGCGAATGACGCACTCGATACGGGTCACTAGACCCAGGCATTGACGGGTGAGGCAGAGGTTGCGCGACATGGCGGCGACCCTCGGTAGATCCGGTGTTCAGCCCCCGTGCGAAGACTGTCTCGATCCAATGATTGCTGTCTCTATCCTTGAGCTGAGAATAGAAGAAAAGTTCACCCCGCAAGCGAAGCGAGACCAGAAGGCGCCGAATGGTCATTGTGTGAATATTGACGCCAGAGTGATGGCGCATTTCACGCTGAATGACGATTTTCAGACTACATAAAAACGGAGGGAGCAGGCTTGCTCGCTCCCTCCGTTTTTTGTGGCCTCACTTCGGCGGTGCATCACGCCGGCTTGGCTTCGACCAACGCTTCCTGCGCCATTTCCTTCTCGGCTTCCTTGAGGTCTTCCTCACTGATCATTTCAGCAATGACCCGCAAGCGCTCAACCACTCGCGCATTGACGCTGCCTTCAGGGAACTGACCGTCGGCATCCGGCGCACCGGCCGGCTCGCCCACCAGCAGGCTCAACGCCTCGTCGGCCTGACGCACCGCGTAGACATGGAACTGCCCCGCACGCACCGCCGCCAGGACCTTCTCGTCGAGCATCAACGTGGCAACGTTGGCTTGCGGAATGATCGCGCCCTGTTGACCGGTCAAACCACGTGCTTCACAGAGACGGAAGAAGCCTTCGATCTTCTCGTTGACCCCGCCCACGGCCTGCACTTCACCGAACTGATTGATTGAGCCGGTAATCGCAAAACACTGCTTAAGCGGGGTTTTCGACAGGGCCGAAATCAGCGTGCATGCCTCACCCAGCGACGCACTGTCGCCATCGACGTAACCGTAAGACTGCTCCAGCGCGATGCTCGCCGAAATCGCCAACGGGAATTCCTGTGCGTAACGGCTGCCCAGATACCCGGTCAGAATCATCACGCCCTTGGAGTGAATAGGTTGCCCGAGATTGACCTCGCGCTCGATGTCGACAATGCCGCTGCCCCCCGGATAGACGGTGGCAGAAATCCGCGCTGGCACACCGAATGCCGAGTCACCGACTTCCAGCACCGTCAGCCCGTTGCATTTGCCGACCGCTGCGCCATCGGTATCGATCAGGATGATCCCGGCCAGCATGTCATCCAGAATCCGTGCCGAAACACGCCCGGTGCGAGTGGCCTTGGCCTTTAGCGCACGTTCGATGTGACCAGCGTCGGTCATGTCGTCACCTGCCAGGTCGCGAATGAAATCCGCTTCGCTGACCAGCTGGAACAAATCACCGATACGCGCCGACAAACGCCCTTGATGTTCCGCCAGACGTGCGCTGTAGGTCGCCAGACGTGCCACTGCATCCGCGGTCAACGGTGCCATACCCTCTTCGGAGGTACGGGTTTTGAGCAACTGGGCAA is a window of Pseudomonas sp. DC1.2 DNA encoding:
- a CDS encoding TIGR00645 family protein, producing the protein MERFIENAMYASRWLLAPIYFGLSLGLLALALKFFQEVIHVIPNVFSIAESDLILVLLSLIDMALVGGLLVMVMISGYENFVSQLDIDESKEKLNWLGTMDSSSLKMKVAASIVAISSIHLLRVFMDAKNVDPEHLKWYVIIHMTFVVSAFAMGYLDKLTKH